The Cellulosimicrobium sp. ES-005 genome segment GCCACCGGGGCGCCCTCGCCGTCCAGGGCGGCGCCGACCGCCGCGACCAGGGTGTCGAGATCGGCGGGGACGACGGCGCGGTTCACCGGATCAGCGTAGGCCGGGCCGTAGGGTGGCCCGGAGACGCACGTCCGTCGCAGGGGCTGCCCCAGGACCGGTCCTGGGCCGACGGGAAGGTCGAGGATGACGAGGACGGGACGAGGGGCCGGCACGCTCCGGGCGGGGCTGGTCGCCGCGCTCGCCGCGGCGACGGTCCTGCTCGCGGGGTGCGGCGGCGAGCCCGCCGCGCCCGTGACGGAGACGGTCGACGCCGACGTGTCCTCGGACAAGGGCACGCCGCCGGAGCCGGACGTGCCGCTCGTGTGGCCGCTCACCGGGGTCGCGGCCGAGGAGGTCGCCGACCGGCCGGCGCTCGCGGTGAAGATCGAGAACGCGCCCCAGGCGCGCCCGCAGACGGGCCTCGAGCAGGCCGACGTCGTGTGGGAGGAGGTCGTCGAGGGCGGCATCACGCGCTTCGTCGCCGTCTACCACTCGCAGGTCCCCGAGCGCGTGGGACCCGTCCGGTCGGTCCGGCCCATGGACCCCGCGATCGTCGGGCCGCTGCACGGGATCCTCGCGTACACCGGTGGGCAGCAGCCGTTCATCGACGCCGTCGGTGCGGCGGGCACCCAGTCGGTCGTCATGGACGAGGGCGACGACGGGTTCACGACGACGCGCGCGCGCCGGGCGCCGCACAACGTGTACGGCAGCCCGGAGGAGTTCTGGGCCCAGGCCGACGGCGACCGCACGTCGCCCCCGCCCGCCCAGCTCGTCTTCGCCCGGGAGCCGGGGTCCGGCACGGCCACCGCGGCAGGCGCGTCCGCGGCGCGCCTCGACGTCCGGCTCACGCACGCGAGCCGCGCCGTGTGGGAGTGGAGCGCCGACGAGGGCCGGTACGTGCGCAGCGAGGGCGACACCCCGGCCGTGTCGTCGGACGAGGTGCGGCTCGCGGCCACGAACGTCGTGCTGCTCGCCGCGCCGATGGAGAACACCTCGTTCAAGGATCCCGCGGGGGTGCCCGTCCCGGAGACGAAGCTCGTCGGGACCGGCGAGGGGGTCGTCGCGAGCGGCGGCAAGCAGGTGGCGGTGTCCTGGTCCAAGGAGGCGGTCGACGCCCCGCTCGTGCTCACGGGGGCGGACGGCGCGCCCGTCGAGCTCGAGCCCGGGGCCTCGTGGATCGA includes the following:
- a CDS encoding DUF3048 domain-containing protein, whose translation is MTRTGRGAGTLRAGLVAALAAATVLLAGCGGEPAAPVTETVDADVSSDKGTPPEPDVPLVWPLTGVAAEEVADRPALAVKIENAPQARPQTGLEQADVVWEEVVEGGITRFVAVYHSQVPERVGPVRSVRPMDPAIVGPLHGILAYTGGQQPFIDAVGAAGTQSVVMDEGDDGFTTTRARRAPHNVYGSPEEFWAQADGDRTSPPPAQLVFAREPGSGTATAAGASAARLDVRLTHASRAVWEWSADEGRYVRSEGDTPAVSSDEVRLAATNVVLLAAPMENTSFKDPAGVPVPETKLVGTGEGVVASGGKQVAVSWSKEAVDAPLVLTGADGAPVELEPGASWIELVPVGSGSWEIS